The following is a genomic window from Solanum stenotomum isolate F172 chromosome 4, ASM1918654v1, whole genome shotgun sequence.
TTATCTTTGTCTTCACTCACCAGCTTCTCCTATTGATATTATTGCTATGAGTATACACTGTCAAAAAGCTCCAATCTTACTTTTTAATGGGAAATACTTGTGTATAAATGTTTTTTTGGGGATAATTGGTTAGGCCTGTGTTTGCTTTTTCAGTATTCGATGAAGATTCTATGATGGTAATTTTTGTGGGGGTAGGTTTACTTTGCATGGATgatgtatatataaaattgattttcCTGGTAGGAAAGGCTTgacctttgttttttttttttgggggattGGCGAGGGGTATCTTTTTCTGGTGGGTCACAATCTTTTTCAGTTTTTGTGTGGTTTATCCCCAATTTTCCTCTGTTTGGGTTTCAGAGTAATGATTGTTTATGGGGAATGGATATCAACAACTCATTCTAGTGTatagtttgaaattgaaatgcCTCCAACTTGAAATAGTGTTAGGTAGTGATTGTGAGATGTGAATTGTAATCAAAGGCAGCCCCCATTTTCAATTGTTTAGGTAAAGGGGTTCCGTTTGGTATTTTGCTTATTAATTTCTTTGTTGACACAAAAAAATGAGGAGCTAGAGTTTGGATGGACCGGCGGAGTTGGTTGTGGCGGAGGAAGTCGAGTCCTAGTGGTGAAACTGAAAGCTCTGCTGGATCCATTTCATCCCATTTCTCAGATGATCAGGTTTCTGTTTTATCCACTTATTTGCTACTTCCATAAtcattcattttctttcatctCTCACTGCTTTGACTGCTCAACTAATTATCTCTACCTCAAATGTATCAGATGTCTTAGGTCTCTTGTTAAAAAGAAATGTATAACTTTGCGCTATACACTTACCTGTCATGGATTTCAAATCATTAATAGGTTCCATCCCAATATCATTTCTTTAATATGTAGGAAGCAAGAGGTATATGATATGCTAATGCTCGTTACCTTGTAACTTTTCCCCCAAACTCCTGCCTTTGATCAAAATCGAAACTGGGAGATGTACGTTAGAaaaatgtaattattattttaatgaaatgaAAAGATAATGAAATATTGGTGTAGTGAAGTCCTCTTTTTATGATGTATGCTTGCTGATTGATCTTTGTTTGTTTCTAAAGGTTCTTCTGAATCACAACATTCAATCACCTGAAGTCACATCTAAAACAGCTCCCACCGATGCAGAACTTAATGAAACTGTTAAGACTCTATCAGCTAAATTATCAGAAGCTCTTGAGACTATCCGCGAGAAGGAAGACTTGGTAAAGCAACATGCAAAAGTAGCCGAGGAAGCTGTCTCAGGTAGAACCTTATTTCCTATCTTATGCTGGAACTCGTTCTGCGACTTCACTAGTTGTCTTTAATGCTAATCATTAACAATACCAGTATgattttttgtcctttcttgatagTTTTAATTGTTAAAGGTCACCTTAAAAGACAATGATAACTACTACGTACTCTTACTTCTAATTTATATTATAGTAGCTGAATTCAATATTATGTTTTATCTTCTATCATTCAGATTAAAGGTTCACGGGCTTGCTGCACAAACATAGATCATTGGTTGGCTCTTTATTAACTGTGTCGGTAACAGTTTCTTGACGAAGATTTGTTGTAATTATTGAGTTTTCCATTTACTTGGGCTTTGCTATGTCAATGATGTGAAAGTGGAGATACAAACTCCTTTGCCTCTTGAGTTGAAGGTCTTTAATGAAGTCGAATCctaaaattgattatttaataaTAGTTTCTACACAACTGATTGATAACATggtataataaataaatgtctGCCAGTTAGGTATTTGCTTTTGACATTTCTTTTGGtcaataattttattctatAAGGATGGGAGAAGGCTGAAGCGGAAGTATTGATCCAGAAAAGACTAGTTGAGACAGCAAACCAAAAGAACTCAATCCTTGAAGAGCGTATCAGTCATCTTGATGGAGCACTTAAAGAGTGTCTGAGACAGCTTCGACAGTCAAGACAAGAGCAAGAGAAGAATGTCCAGCTCACTGTGTCCAAGACAAGTTCTGAATGGGAGTTTAGAAAGTCTGAACTTGAAAATAAGCTTGTTCAGCTCCAGGCTGAACTGCAAAATTCTAAAGCCAAAGACAGTAACGTCAAAGATCTTCAGTGTAAGCTTGAATATGTGGAGAAacagaactcaatactcaagattGAGCTTGTTTCCATATCTGAGGAGCTCAAATTAATGACATCTGAAAGAGACTTAACCACTCATGCTGCTGAAACGGTCAGCAAACAACAGCTCGAGAGTATCAAGAAGGTCGCTAACCTTGAAGCAGAATGCCGTATGCTTAAGGCGTTCGTTCGGAAAAAATCAGCCGTTAACCACCACAAGTCTAGCGCTGCTTCCTCTGCTTATGTTGAACCTTCCACTCATAGTTTATCAAATACTGGAGAACAGCTGTCTATAGTCGAAAATGATAGTTGCAACACGAATGGTTTGGAGCCAAATAATAATTACCAAAACAGTTCTGGCTTCTTGTCTTCTGCTTTAGTTTCTGAATTGAGTCAATATAATAATGGAAAGCCACATAAAAGAGAACTTATAGTGTCGTCTCTAGAGATAAATCTGATGGATGATTTTCTTGAGATGGAGAAACTTGCAGCACGTCCTGACATAGTGTATGAAAGAAGCAATGGCAGAGGAGCACACATCAGTGAACCCATTTTAAGAACTGAACTTGGAGCCGTGATTAGTCAGGCAGCTGACGTGGAGAAGTTGGCAAagatggaggaggagaaattgaaaTTAGAGATGGAATTAACTCAGTGTCAGGGAGAGCTTAAGATATCTAAAGAACAATTAGAAGAAACCATGGACAATTTAACTGAAGTAAGAACTCAGTTATCTATGGAAAATGATGCCAGGAGAAAACTGGAGGCTGAATTCAAGGCTACTATAACCAAGCTTAAAGACTTAATAGAACATTCGCAGAAAATGGAGGCTGAGATTGTCGAGCTCGAAGCAAAGTTATCTATGGCAAATGAAGCAAAGAAGAAGACTGAGGCAGAAGTCGAGTCTGCCAATACTATGCTTAAGAATTTAGTTGAACGCTTAGAAGAAGCACAGATTGATGTTGTGGAGCTCCAAGCTCAGCTCATTACAGCTAATGAAGCAAAAAGAGCTGCTGAGGCTGAAGTTGAGGCTATCAATGTGAAGCTTAAGAAATTAGAATTTTGCTTGGAGGAAACTGAAGTCAAGTGTTTAGGAATTCAAACCCAACTAGAAATGGTGGAAGGAATGAAATCTGGAGTTGAGGCTGAACTTGAAGCTATCAATGCAAAGAAATATGTGTCAGAGTCACTACTTAAAGCGACTGAATTGGAGCTTCAAACATTGCTTTCTAAAGTTGATTTTCTTCAAGAGGAGCTTTCCGAGGAAAGGGATTTGCACCAGAAAACTGCTGCCAAGTTACAGAAACTAGAAATTGATAATTCAGTGAAAAAATCTACATCCCAGCTTCAGAAAGGAACTATATTCGGGGAATTTACAATCAATAAGGTCAGTTGCCTCATATTTTTAGAGTTCAACCCCTTGTGTATGTATTTAAAACCTTGAAAATAGCTTAGAAGTTCTTACAGATCTTTCTAATCAACTAGCAACGTTTTGGTAATTGCTGACCCTTCATTTTCATAGACTTTTTTCTTCTAGAGGAGATTaaagaattataatatttttatgatctgcaacagttaaaaaaaattggttgtcATCTGCATGCAGTGCTATTTTAAGTTGCACAGGATGTGACAATACATGATTAGTATGTGTCCATATATGATTACGGTGAGATATTTGGACGTGCAAAAGATATGTTTGAAAGTTGAGTGCTGAAGGTGGGGTAAAATGTTATTGAATGCATAATATGCTTTGGCTGCAGTTAATGTTTATAACCATTAAGAATGAATGTGAGAACATATCTTTTATTGTCTAGCTTATAAAGCATATTAAGGTTGTCACTATCATTAGACATTAGAGTAATGatatttcttcaaaaaaaaggCAAGACCGCTTCATAAGTTTTCAGGTTTCCTGTTACTTATAAGGTAAAAATGTCAGTTTATTCAGTAGGTTCTTGGAGACAACTAAAACCCAGTTTTACTTTCCAGAAGTTTTTGTGTCACTTTGTGATTTTAATTCTCCGAAAGTCCTTATGTTTTACACTATGGTGAGAGGATAGTGTAAATCATTGTACTCAttctttttctgttttaatAAATGCTAGACATTCTGATATCGAAGATCTCTTCTTGATATAAACTTTTGCAGGACAGCGATAAGATAAGACTTACATTTAAGTGGGGGAATTTTGGTGTAATTTGTTTTATGTTGCATGCAGCATGCACAAATTTACATTCCGGAAACCCTTGTCAGTTGTTTTTCAGTAACGAACAAGTTTTGTCCGTGTTTCCTCATATTTATATCAATATGTGCATGGCAGGATAAAGAAATGGCAATAGCAGCTAGTCGATTTGCAGAATGCCAAAAAACAATTGCTTCCATTAATTGGCAATTGAAGTCCCTTGCTatcatggatgatttcttgatcgAGTCAGATGAGCCATTACAGATACAATGACATGACATCCTCTTCAGAAGTTGCTCTTTTCTGAAGGGAGGATGATTGTCAAAGATTGAAATAATGCTGTTGAATTTAAGATTGAACTATTGAATAGCAGAAGAAGTTGCAAAGCTGGAATAGCAAAATCTTTGGTGCCATTTGATAAGTGCTTAGGCATGAACTTATTAggtagataaaaaaaaaatataatcatgtGCTGTACTAGTGAGTGTTATGTGCATATTTGAAGTACAAAGGTTCCAAATTCATTGTACAGAAGTTCACGAGAAAAAGTACCCTAAAGTTGGCAAGATATTttacttagacacctcaactaagccatgttcattttagacacctcatgtaagGTTTCGCTATGTCATTTTGAGACTTTTTGCTTACATGGCATAACGAGTGTGATACACTCATTGACTGGCGCGtgaatttttttagttaattttaatttatttatttatttgcttcTTCTTCCCCATTTTAAGCCACCATTTTGCCCAAATTAAATTTCATCCATGGTGAATGAAGGTTTAAGCAAAATGACGGAAAATGttgttaaaatttaagaataaatccattcataaaattctttcttgaaagaatttaatatttgtagGTAAGTGAATTTAAGAAGAAACCTATCTTGATAATTTGAGGGAGAGTGAATTTCTATAAACtaagataaaaaaattctttaaatgaGCAAATATCTTCCATATCAAGCTATTTTCCAGTCGGGTTGGTGGGGGCTttcttgattaattaattttactcaaaattaatcatttaaaaattacatttgATACAAATGACAAATGTCATCATTTAATTCGTCACTTTACACGTCATTAGCGAGTGTAACACACACACCTTATGTATTTTTGCTGATACTAAAGAAGGTGTCAAAACGACACAACGGGGCcttacatgaggtgtctaaaatgaacattgTCCAGTTTAGGGGAGGAGCccccttcgtcgaaaaattataatatatacacGTAAAGTTTTGACTTTATATTGGTATATATAGAATTTGGACACCCTAAAATAACAAAGTAATGTGTAGTGGTGTTGGCAATAGCCGTCACGAACCTGCTTTCTGCCCTGTTTCGATTCCCTGCAGGGGtgttcatttttctttaattattttgacctcttgaatttaattaagtaaataaacatgCATAACTTTTACATAAATGTTCAGTAGCTTGGTGGTTAATGGTGCCATGATTGGCTTCAGGGACCCAAGTTCAAATCTTACATccactaactttttttttccaattataaattccttaaattttaataccttttccTTGTGGAATAAGATTTCCTTAAATTCAATACTTTTTCCTTGTggattttttcaattaaaattgaattatttcctcaaattttaataccttttccttgtggaataagatttcctcaaattttaatattttttccttgtGAAATAAGGTTTTCTTTCTCTAGGAGACTCATTTACCCAAATTATAtcacaatattattaaaaatagagtCTCAATAATTatctctctattttttcttctctttctcttattttataacaaaaataaccaaCTTAATATTTTAGTTCCAAGTTTCAATGGACATGAGGAATTATTATAATAGAGTACGAAAAAAAAGTTTAACTTCTCTAAGTCAACCAAATAATGAAACAACGGTAgatcaataatatatttaaattatgtttttcatagtagtttattttgtctttatgttagtttagaattatacacttgtaattctatttaaatattcttatatttaattaaatattgcttgacttgattatttgttttggtaatttaaattgtcgttttttttaaaaaataattactattaaaAGTTTGGACACCCTTCATAAAATTCCAGGCTACGCCACTGGTccagttaaggtgtctaagtaaATCATCATGCCAACTTTAGGGGGTCACCGATGGGTTAGGCCTTTATTTTGACAACCAAAGTAGTTATTGTCTTTTCTTATATGACTTAGGACCAAACTGATCATTTTTAGATACATTAAGGACTAGTATCATCATATTTATACATTAAGGACAAAATGAAATCAAATTAGTACATAAAAAAAGTAAGGTAGACCTAGTCTCCCACCGGCAACCCTAATTTCCCTAGAGAATCCAACGTATATGGCCACGATAGACTTGGGTGAGCCTATAGTGGAGGCAGCTCAGGCATTACCTACTCCGCCATGGATGACATATGCCAATTTGATGAAATCTACTCCCATATTAATTAAATCAGATCCTTGAAAACTTATTATGTATCTTCATGATGAGCCAAGAGTTGTATGGGAAAAAGAAGTTTATCAGATTTTAGTTAATGAGAATTTATAATATGCAGTGATTCGAAAATTCTCTTACGAATGGTCATATATTCAAGCTTTAATGAAGCTAATTCTCAAACAATGTAAACTGAAAGGGGAATGCAATATTGGGCtactaaagattttttttttttcatttttaccccGCCCCATACCTctacccccaccccaccccaccccactcAGGCCATTTCCgtcaaaatctttttttaagaaaaaactgtttctgagaaatatttcaaatttttaaaaatttcatttttcacgCCAACCAAACCCGTAAACTCCCCCCCCCCCTCGCGCCACCCCCACCCAGGCTACcccatcaattatttttttaaaaattgcttctgaaaaatatttcagttttttttaaaagaatcatTTTNcccccccccccccccgtcaattttttttattacaaaaaaatggtttttgaatttttttttcctaggTTGAAAGTCTGGTCAGGTGCTGGGTCAAA
Proteins encoded in this region:
- the LOC125862267 gene encoding filament-like plant protein 3; translation: MDRRSWLWRRKSSPSGETESSAGSISSHFSDDQVLLNHNIQSPEVTSKTAPTDAELNETVKTLSAKLSEALETIREKEDLVKQHAKVAEEAVSGWEKAEAEVLIQKRLVETANQKNSILEERISHLDGALKECLRQLRQSRQEQEKNVQLTVSKTSSEWEFRKSELENKLVQLQAELQNSKAKDSNVKDLQCKLEYVEKQNSILKIELVSISEELKLMTSERDLTTHAAETVSKQQLESIKKVANLEAECRMLKAFVRKKSAVNHHKSSAASSAYVEPSTHSLSNTGEQLSIVENDSCNTNGLEPNNNYQNSSGFLSSALVSELSQYNNGKPHKRELIVSSLEINLMDDFLEMEKLAARPDIVYERSNGRGAHISEPILRTELGAVISQAADVEKLAKMEEEKLKLEMELTQCQGELKISKEQLEETMDNLTEVRTQLSMENDARRKLEAEFKATITKLKDLIEHSQKMEAEIVELEAKLSMANEAKKKTEAEVESANTMLKNLVERLEEAQIDVVELQAQLITANEAKRAAEAEVEAINVKLKKLEFCLEETEVKCLGIQTQLEMVEGMKSGVEAELEAINAKKYVSESLLKATELELQTLLSKVDFLQEELSEERDLHQKTAAKLQKLEIDNSVKKSTSQLQKGTIFGEFTINKDKEMAIAASRFAECQKTIASINWQLKSLAIMDDFLIESDEPLQIQ